Part of the Ochotona princeps isolate mOchPri1 chromosome 15, mOchPri1.hap1, whole genome shotgun sequence genome, tttttttaagatttgtgtttattggaaagtcagagctacagagaggagagacagagaaaaagatgttccacccactggtttactcctcaaatgactgtaacagctggagctgagctgatccaaagccaggagcttcttccaggtctcccctctgggtgcaggggcccagggctttgggccgtccccgactgcttccccaggtcacaagcagggagctggatgggaagcagagcagctgggaaacaaactgttgcccatatagtatgccagtgcttgcagggggaggattagccaattgagccttcttgctgtccctcctcccccaccatggACTTCTTCCGAATTTGCTCACACCAGGTTACAGCAGGTGCCGTTGATGAGACGCGTTCAGAAGGCCTTTCCCCTAGGATGGTGCTAGTTCTTTGTACTTGAGGGGACTGTTTCTCCCCACAGCACCGTGCCCCTTGCTGAGTCAGCCACTGGCAGAGGCACCTGACAAGCATTTGCTAGATAAACACGCAGTCCTGTGGTATCTGAGGGGAATGCACATATCAACCCCAATATGAGTCCAACCTTTGCTAGAAATCAGCGATGAATTTGCGGGGTCCCGCCGACCTTTCTCCCAAAGGGCTGTGACGTCTTTGGTGACCATTTTCAGTTGTCATTTACATCCTGGCGTTTTGAAAATGACTGTTGTAAACCAAAGAGCCACAAGGGAATCCAGGCACCCTGAGATGTGACAGGGATGCCGTTCATCTCCACGTGGGCAGTCATTTTGCCTCCAGTGGCTGGCTGTTTTGGCAGAAAATGCAAAGGAGGGGCGTGGGGGCAGGGGAGTGACTCCATGACCCAAGAAAATGCTGTGGTGTTTGGTGACCATAAGTGATCAATTTCACAACATTGCCTTCTGGGTTGGggcacattttttttcccatgattaTTTCACAAATTCTCACGGTCCCCGGAGGCAGGTGAGACAATGCCGTATTCTGCTGGAGGAAGCGTGGCCTCCACACTGGTGGGCCAGGTGCCCATGTGAATGCTCAGCAGCTTCCACCCTGATTTCCTAACTTGAAAAATGGGAGCGCCGCTGCCTTCCTCTCAGGTCGGCCGTGCTGATTCGATAAGGCCTGAGTAAGAGCAGCCATGCCGCCCCTGGCAAAGGGCAGGGGGTTGCCAGATGACTGGCGCTAATGCTCTTCCTTGGACAGATGATGAAACCAAAAATGTCAATCACTTCACTGACGGTcacgccccacccccacctcggAACTGGCTGAACTGGATTGCCAAACTCGTTTTTCTGCTTCTCACTTTATTCTTCCTCCCACCACTTCCCGTGTGTGTGCACGTATGCGCATGCGTGTGTCTATGTGTCCGGCAGGAACGTTCATTTAGTGTTTGTCCCAGCAACAGGTCCAGTCCTGGCAACAGGTCCAGTCCCGGCAACAGGTCCAGTCCCGACAACAGGTCTatctctcagatttgccagctcATGTTCCTATTTtcagatcatttatttttattggaaaggcagatttgcagagagaaggagagatagaaagatcttccatctgctggttcacttcccaaatgttcacaacaggtagaattgaactgatctgaagtcagcagcttcttcggggcctcccacatggacacagggtcccaaggctttgggccattgttcactacttttccaggccacaagcagggagctggataggtagtggaaacagccaggacatgaactggtgctcattggGGATCTGGGGCTTTCcggtagaggattagccttttgaacCACCAGGCCGGCACCTCAAGCTGCTTTTATTTCAGTGTCTCCCTTCTGTGTTCACAGAACATCATCAAGAAGGTGATTGGGCAGAAGTTTGTGTACAAGTTCGTCTCCTTCCCGGAGATCCTGAAGATGGATCCACACGCGGTGGAGCTCAGCCGGGAGGGCCTGCTGCTGCAGGACGGCGAGGGCAAGGGCCCTGGCGGTGAGGGCCGAGAGGCGCACAGGCATGGCCTGGCAGCGCTCAAGAGCGCCAGCCGCAACGAGTACATCCACTCGGGCCTGTACTCGTCCTTTACCATCAACTCGCTGCAGCACGGCCCCGAGGCCTTCAAGGCCATCAAGACCGAGAAGCCCGACGAGCCGCCCGAAGACGGTGCCCCCCTGGACGAGGTCCGGACTGTCATCAGGTTTGTGACCAACAAGAGCGACAAACACAGCACCAGGCCTGTGGTATCCCTGCCCTCCACGTCGGAGGCTGCGGCTGCCTCCGCCTTCCTGGCCTCGTCTGTCTCCGCCAAGATCTCCTCTCTCATGCTGCCCAGCGCCGCTGCCAGCATTTCCTCCTCATCGCCCTCCTCCTCGTCCCGGTccccatccctgtctcccacctctcccctcccctctgaaCACAGAGGCCTCTTCCTCGAGGCAGCCTGCCATGACTCGGATTCCCTGGAGCCCTTGAACCTGTCGGCGGGCACCAAGACCAAGTCTCCGTCTCTGCCCCCAAAGGCCAAaaagcccaaaggcttggaaatCTCCGCGCCCCCGCTGGTGCTGTCCGGCACCGACCTAGGCTCCATTGCCCTCAACAGCCCAGCTCTCCCTTCGGGCTCCCTCACCCCAGCCTTCTTCACCGCGCAGGTAAGAGTCGCTCCCATCCTCCCGGATGCCCCTGCCGCCTGGCTTAACAGAATGGAAGAGAGCGTTCTCCCCTCTCCTTTCAAGTCACTGTATACACAGGAGGGAAATTCgcttttccatcttctggctgtGTGTATCCAGTTAGCTTTTCATGAGCCGAATGACCGGAGTGGCTGAACTAAAGAAAAGAGGTTTCATGTGGGCTCGTGGTCCTGCAGGTTCACGGTCCACTCCAGTGGGTCCTCTTGGTTAATCTCTGGTGGTGCTGCCCTTGTTGGAGGAGTCCAGTAGTGGCATGGAACATCACGGTGTGAGCAGGGCTCAGGGCCAGGGTGCTGTTTGCCTAGTGTCTTATCTGCTTAGAAAACCATCATGTGTTAGCCATGGGGACTTAATCCAGTTTGGTCACTTTGTTGAGATCTTGTTCCAAAGGCCTCACCATAATTTCTAGCCTGTTTAGTGCCATTGCGTAAGACTCCTGTGTGAGGagacatataatttttttttaaaacatatgagTCAGCTAGTCAGAGTGCACGCTCCTCTGTTGATTCCTTTCTTACATGTCCATGTGGACAGAAGGTCAAGCTGAAACCAAGAACTGGGAATGCCGTCTGGGGCTCCCgcgcaggtggcagggatccaaggacttgaatgTGACTTGCTGCTGCCCCCAAGGGTGcactgcagcaggaagctgaagttggaagtggagccaggactcacatgCAGGCCCCCTCTGATCTGGGGATACAGGTACTGCACGCGGTGTCTTGCTATGCCCAACACCCGCCCCAGGCCTGCCCTGTTTCAACTTGACCATGGCATCACGTTATACACAAGAAGAAAGGTTTGTTGTATCCACAAACATGTAATGCTTGATGAATTTCTTGCTTTTAGTGGCCTCACATGACTGTAATAACAtgcgcaccagccattgaggccttTTCACAGGATGACTTCCTTAGGAAAGCTGAGCCAGTCGCTCCTGGAGAAGGCATATGAAATGTGTACAGCAGTGTCCCCTTGAAGAAGCTCTTGTTTTGTGTTAGCAACAACAAAACGATAGACATTCATTGACCTTATTGTAGCATTTGTCCTTGTGGAGCCATGGTTGTCATATCTCAGTCCCTAATAAGGACTGTAAAGGCTGTGCCAAACCTTAGTGGTTCTTCCCTGAGAGCTGGGCTTCTCTGAGAAAGCTGAGATTTGGAACATGGGGCAGAGGAAAGTGCAGTGGGGGAATACGAAAGCCCTTGCTGCTCCAGCTCTCAAGACAGTGGTAgccttttgtatttaaaaaacataattcaGAGGCAGCTTTGGGTCTAGCAGGTGGGATGCCCAGGCCCTgtgttggaatgcctgggtttgatgcccACCTCTAcccccgactccagcttcctgcttgatgcagaccctgggaggcagcaagggtggttcaagcacttgagtcctcactacccacgtggaagaccaggatcaAACTTCTggcccccagctttggcctgtcTCCGTTTCAGGCTGTTGAGGGCACCTGCCAAGGCTGTACAGGGTGACTGACAGGGAGGGGGTAGAGGTTCACACAGATGCACCTGGGTGCTCCACCTGAGTTCAGAGGCATCACCACGGGGCTTCCTTCTTGATTTGCCAAGCCACATTCCTGGAGGCTGGGGGCATGCTCCAAGTCAGCGTGGCGCTTGGATGCTCAGATGCCCACTCCAGGAGCAGTGTcaggccaccccagccccttAACCGTGCTTCCAGGGACTGTCAGAAGGGCATGTGCTCCTGGCAGCCTAGGACTTCCAGGCTGCCTCACCCTCAGGGAGGAGTCTGGACAGCTGGGGAAGACAGCTTTGGGACAGCATGTGGAGCCTGCGGCCTTTGACAGGCAGGGCCACCCACTGGCTTTCTTTATGTCCTAACACACTCCCTTCCTCCTTGAGGGGGCTGTGTGCAGTGATGTGTGCACATCAATACTCTGTCATCCCTGGGAGGTGTGCAGTGATGGCCCACTGCCTTGTAAACCAAAGTCCCAAGATCAGTGATTTCCAGCTAGAAAGATGGCAAGAAGGGTAAAAGTTTGGTGGGGCCTGTGTCATGTGGCCACAACTGCCTCCAGGGATCTTATGAAATTACATACCTAGAGTAGGTTCAATTTCAGATTTGGAATTTCTGTCCACAGTATGTGAATGAAAATCATCAATATTCCACCACTCTTTCAGACCCCAAGGGCACCCCTTGGTATATTGTGCACCTGCTACGAGTTGTACAAAGTGCAATTGAGTCTGTTCTTGGTGCTGAGTTTTTAACAAAGATTGCTAATGTAGACGGACAGGGTGATCTTTGACTCAAGCACGGGACTACAAGGAACTGACAAGCTGGGATCCAAAAGCCAGCCAGGCACCAAGGAATGGTGACAGTGGAGCTTAGCTGCCAAGATCGTATTTGAGCATTGCTGAAAACCCAGGCCATTGACTCTTGGTGTAAGATACAGGAGTGGAGACCAAGAATCAGGGGCCAGGACATGAAACCCTCCTGACCCCTCGGCAGCCACCATGGCAGCCCGAGTGGTGTCAGCTGGGACTCTGGATTCTTTGTGCTGTGGTCtcttctgcccccccccccccgccccccatttGTCCTCTTCCATCCTACCTGTTAACAAAGGGAAAGGGTAACTCAGAATCAGGGTTGAAGCCTTTCATCTCCCCTCATTCATTGCCCAAGACCTCTCTCTTCATTTTCCTGTATGCCATAGGAGATCCTGAACTCAGACATGCGTGGGCACTGGGGGATGCGTGCAGGGATCAGCATTCAGTCCCTGGAGGTAAGCCTGCAGAAGTCTGAAATGCTGAAGATCTAACATGCTTGAGCCAAAATCAGAAAGTGGAAAATTAGGGCAATATGGATACCCATGAGAAGCAGTTTAGGTAGACTTTTTCCCATCCTGCTTCAGAGAGCTTTTCCATTGTCCTTCTCTTTTGctgtcatcacacacacacacacacacacacacacacacgaaacaacaagaaaaaaaaggaagggggattctcctcttcctcccagcaGTAATCAGTTCTGTTCCTACTGTCACTCCTGCAGCCCAGCTTCTGTCCCCAGATTGTTCCTGCAGAATGGAGAATGTCCCTGTAGGAGATCTCTGCAGGTGTCATGGGTCAAGTTTGGCTTGACGTACTTGCTTGGTTCCTTCCAGACTGGTAGTGCCCTCCTTCTTCCTGCCCTGGGGTACCCCATCTCTACCTGCCCCCGGCCACCCCCATGTCCTCTGTTGATCCTTCTTGGTTCTGCTGCCTTGTTCCCAGTTCTCAAGACCAGATCTATGCAAAACGTGTAATGAGATGCGATGGGGTATCCACTCCTTTAAATCATGCATTGATTTGAAAATTGGACAGCACTAGGGGTTCCCAGAGGTTCATAGTGATTTTCTAGGTGAGGATTTTCTTAAACCCTGAGGTAGTATTGTCAGAGATTCTTTAGGCAGTATTAGGCGTTTAAGACTGGACGTGCCTGTGGGTACAGCCTGCTACACTGACATCTGCATGTTTGTTATTTTCCTAAGGCCTGAATAACCGGCTGACCACTCCTGCTGGAGTCAGCTCCATAACCAATGCCTACTTTTGAACAAAAGTTACTTGAAAGAGAATCAATCTGcatgtgctggctcattccccaagtttcTCCAATAGCCATGGCTGGctaggttggagccaggagccaagaatttcacaCGACTGGCaggggactcaagtacttgaactatcatctgctgaatacacactcacacactccagataggtgtgttggcaggaagctggattggaggtagagctGCTGGGGACTTGAAtcatgcactctgatatgggataggAGAGTCCCCAGGAAGAGACCGTAGTCAGGTGCGGCACAGTGCTTGCCTGCCTAGCATTTTTAATGAATCGTTTGGGAGATAATTACAGAACCTCTAGGTACTTGCTGGGAACCCAGGGATATAGCAATTAGCAACCTCCATCCTAGGCCTCTGGGTCACTATCTGGCCCGTAATGAGTATTGAATGATCTCTCCTTGAGCATGGCATGAAATTATAGCAGATCCTGAATGAAGGCTGAAGAATTTAGACTTGTTTTGATGGAAAAGTCACAGCTGCTAGAGATGTAAATGGAACAAAAGATGGAGACCTATTGGACTTCATCTCAACATAATTGTTCATTTTGTGTAAGCCACAATAAGGGCACCAGGAGGATGAACACTTGTTAAGACCATGAGATCTGCCCTTGTATCCGATGCAGATACGAGTCTGCACAGATACGAGTCTGAGTCCAGGATTCATTACTTCCCTTTGGAACCTAATAGAACTGTGGACACACACAGACCACTCGGGAAGGCGGCACTGACTTTGCCGGAGGTGGGGGAAGGATGGTGAGAGCCTCGTGGAGGGGGCTGGCTCACTGGGGCCGTGTGTTAGTTTTTCTGGCAGACGGAATGAAGGCTTTGTAGGTAGAGGAATGGCTTGTGGGGAAGGACATAGAAATGAAAAGGCTCTGAGTCAGAAATGTAGTGAGGGCGGTTCCACAGGAAAGGGGagtggtgggggagagggaagagaaggcatGCAGAGAATGTGGGCAAGTCTGCAGTTTGGGAAGTCCTTGTGATGCGTGGGCAGCGAAAATGGGAGGCTGCACTTAGAGACTTGGGGATGCCACCAATAGGCTATGGGTACTGTCCTAACATTTGAGCTAAGGGAAGTTTCAGACTGCAGGCAATTTTGGAGACATCCATGGAAATGAAGAAGAGTGCTTGCAGCCCGAGCATCCAGGGCCTGGACAGTCAGGGAACTTCTGGAATGAACATTGACCAGTAGGCTGGAATTCTGTGATGCTCTATGTGTAGCAAGGTACTTTAAGAAAGTATGTGAAAGTTTGGAACTAAAggatgtttgttttggtgtgaaaaaaaagttgaaattataaatatatgtatgaggAATCTTCACACTGTTCTTGGGAATTCATGCTATGAAaaagctgcatggatttcaaaaactttttcacACCAAAATCTTATTTTAGATTTGGTCTTCACGAATTTCTTCATGAACTGCAAGAAACTACATGAGTTTCTTGAATTACTCTCATTAGATAAGTTTGGGATATATTAAGCAACTTAAGATGGTTCACATAAGGAAGTCTGAGGATATGAAACTGGAGTAAGTGGAATATGGGATTATGGCTAAAGCAATCCTTTTCTTCTGGAACCATAAGCGTTTGGAAGAACATAGTGTTTTGCAGTGTGCAGAATCAGTGGGGAGACGGGCATTTTCGTGGCTGCTGTACAATGTCTTCTATAAGGGCAGGGGCTTAGATGCAGCAGGAATGGAAAGCGGCAAGTGTTCCAGGAAGGCGCCAGGGGCCATATCTGGGGTCAGGTGCAAAGGCATCCCACCTCTCCTTGACTGGGATACTGAGTGGTCCATGGGGCCTGGGCCACATCTCATTTTGTCCTTGTTTGTGATATCCAAATCATAGTGGGCACTCAAGGTTTGCTGATAGGATCTGTAAATGGTGCtaccacagagagaaagagttgtaGGAAACACCGGATATGGAAGAGTTAGGAGTTCACAGTCCCAGATGAACATGTCCATTCACTGATGGGAAGGGTTGATGCATCCTTCAGCCCCTCGAGCATTTAGAATCTGGGTACTGTACGACCACGAAATCCCAGAAAGGTTATGGAGTGTCAGGAGGCAGAACCTgccaaatggttttttttttttttttttaaagatttattcattttcttacagccagatatacacagaggaggagagacagagaggaagatcttccgtccgatgattcactccccaagtgagccgcaacgggccggtgcgcaccgatccgttgctgggaaccaggaacctcttccgggtctcccacgcgggtgcagggtcccaaagcattgggccgtcctcgactgctttcccaggccacaagcagggagctggatgggaagtggagctgccgggattagaaccggcgcccatatgggatcctggggctttcaaggcgaggactttagccactaggccacgccgccaggcccagaacctGCCAAATGTTAAAAGAGAAATCCCATCTGGTTGCGGGGAGATGAGGAAAAGCTCTTTCAAGGAGGTGGCATTTTGATGGACAAAGGGAGGCAGGGCATGTCTCTAGGCTCTAGGGCTCCGTGTTAAGCTGTGGGAGAACTGAACAGGGAGACAAACGAGGTATCTTGGTCTCTGGGACCCGCCTCCGCAGCCCCATGCTCCACAAAGGAGTGCcttcagcatccctgcttcccggGCTGTCCCGGGACCAGGGCTCACTCTGAAAGGCTTCTCTGAAGCCAGGCCTTCTTGGAGGAAGCAGGCCTTGTGCTTGTGGGCTGAGGTCCACACCCGCCAGGCTCCAGGAGCCTGTGCAGAGAGGCAGTAAAAGTTGTGTGGTGGTGACAACCCAGGTCAGGCTTTATGGGAACCTCGCTAACTTAGAAACGTCAACTAAGTTGGTCTTTAAGGCCACAGGTTCTCCAGGCAGAAGGGGCATGAGAACAGAGAACAATTTCACAGGGTTTATTTGCATGTATTATAGACAACATTTCAAACATACTAAACAGGAGAAACACTGCATTCTGATTACATGCTGTATCCCTTGGAAACAAATGTGCGGACATCTCAAATCCAAACCTGTCTACAAATCTTGGATTATGGAAATTCAAATTCTGCTTATCTATTGCTCAGATTACAAAGGATTGAGTGTGTATATGTGGCCATGATGCAAGACAGCTATGTTTTGTGGTgccaaagattatttttaatagtGTTTCTTCACATTTATTTCACATGGAATTATCTTTCCATGAACTGAATGCCCATTCTCAGTATTAGGAGCTGataaactttttttccttttttcttaaaaattttgaatttatttttcatcGTCAAGGGAAGAGACTATCCATACATACTGGTTCATGCTTCAGATGTGCAGCAGccgggaactcaattcaggtgtgccatgagggtggcagggagcactagttgagccagcatcctggctgccacccagggtgcatgtcagcaggaagctgagacaggAAGAGGAGCTAGTACTCACACTCAGCCACCAGCTTCCCTTGCTGTACCCCAAGCCCTCTCCAGTTGTTTTGACAAAACTAGAAGGTGGCTCTGAACACGGTGATTGTGTGATATACTTTGCTTGGAACCTGGCTCCCCGGTCATGTGGTTCTCTACTCACTTCTATAACATAACTTAGAGGAGCCTTTTCCCAGGGACAGCTAAGTTTGTTTTGGAGATTTAAGTACTCTTCTACAGATGGTTGTGAATGTCTACCATGAACAGAGAAAATATACTCAGTCTGTCAGATATACTTTTAATGACCAAATCATTGATTCACTCATTACTTAGTTTGTAGTCCCTTAAAGCTCACTGAGTATGCATGCCAGGTACAGATTAAATGTACTGAGTACATCATGTTATTTAATCTTCCTGAAAACCTTGTAAGTCCTGAGAGTCttttaattttcctctttttacATAAAGattaggaaactgaggcttgaggAAGTACGGTTTCTCACCTGAGACGCGCCAGCCAGGAGGCACTGGTCCTGCCATTGGAACCCTGCAAAGATGCTGCGGAGCAGTTAATTCCTAACTGTCGGGCCAGATGGCCTAGCCTGCTTGGGAAGCTGCCTGGGCCTGCAGCAAACGGAAAGCTTATTCACAACGTGTACTTTTCCTAGTAACCTCATAGGTCATTTTAATATGTAGGAAATGCCCTGGAACGGACAACTCCCATAATTTGGTATGAGTCTGTTTACTTTCCAGTAAATTCACCGGTTTGAAGACCTTTGGATATTTGCCTCCATCCCACCAAACAGAGCAACCTTTCAATTCAGGTTTAGGCCCCAAAGCTCTCAATAATTAATGAAGCTGCTGAGGCCAATTCTAGGAAAAAATAACACTTGGGCATCCAGCATGATGCAATCTGAAATGCTGGCGCCTGGGCCGGCCCGCTACTAACACAAAGCACCTTATTGACATCACAGAACCACAGAGAGGCTCCCTACAGGCACGCAAGGTATAAAACCAGCCAGTGCCAAGGAGCTCACCTCTGCTGAGAAGCAAAGCGACAGACTCACCAGCTGGGCTGGCTGTGTTGCCTAGCGTCTCCTGCCCTCTAAGCTGGCTTTTGGGCTAGGACTCCTgtggtgtgtgcaggaaaatgcaGGCCCTGGGTCTCTCCTGGGAAACCAGGGTGTGGGCTTCACACCCAAGTTGACAAGAGGGCCATGAATTATCACCACCCAGTGGGGTGCTTGGGAAGGAGGTACTACCAGGGTATTTTAGCAGCTGGTTGGTGGTCCTTCTGGGGGGGCTGTACTGTGTACATAGTGGACGTGCAGATGACAATGAACACCCTTTGTTGTATGTGTTGGGCTGTGTACTACATCTGGCTTGCTACGGGAGTGGGAGCAACCTGAGGGAACCATTTGGATTAAAGATGCTACAAGCCTGTGTTTTCTGGCAGACTATTTAGGGAAAGCAAGTTGTCAATACCTCCTTTATGCAACTGTTCATAATATTAGCGCTGGAGAGCGTGGAAGTGAATGGTGTGAAGAGTCGTCTGATTTTCCTGAGTGGAGCGAGAATTGTCTCTTGGCCAGTGGCCAGCACATCTCACGTCTCtgctgcttgctcctggctgGAGGCATGCAAATCTCTATAGCAAAAACTGTGTCTGCTTCTTCCTCCCAGACACCAAATGGACTGCTTCTGACCCCGAGCCCACTGCTGTCCAGCATCCACTTCTGGAGCAGCCTCAGCCCAGTTGCTCCATTGAGTCCTGCCCGGCTGCAAGGGCCAAACACGCTGTTCCAGGTGAGCAAACGTACTTCCGAAAGACGGTTTTTCCTGTAAGTTTTAGGTGGTAATTTCTGCCACATGTTGTGTTAAAATGCTAAGAGTTTTCCAAGGGTAAGGGGGTCCACAGCCCTCAGAAGCAGGCATTTTCCACCGGGGCAGAAATTAGCATGCTTGTGTCAGGTGTTGCTGTGTGGAACAATCCGATCTTTGTGCTTTGAGTATTTTTGATAATTAAGGCataacttttaaaactttttgtaaaAGCTCAAAAAACTTTAGAATTATTAATCCTATTAGTGTAATGACTCACTtgaaatagattacaaaattaaaACAGTGAGCAATGTCTCCCTAATGGGATGGACACATGTCCATGAATCAGACTCAAGTTTTGCCTGTtctgcaacaacaaaaaaagaacatcCAGGGTGTTTGGTTAAAAATACTGAAGATTGAGCTGTTCGACCTTGCAAAACCTTGCATGTGGCAAGTGCCTTCACGACTCACTCCCACACTGGAACCCTGCAGTAACACTGCTTACTATCAGTCAGAAATCATTATTTCCTCTTTGATGGTTGTTACAACCTCTTGAATGGTTACTCATCAACCAGGGTGCTACTGTTTGAATCTCTGGGCACAGGAGTGAAGCAAAGGTGGGCAGAGGGCAAACTGCCTCTTCACCTTTTTCTAGCCTTGACTCATCTGCCTTGCAGTCCATGAACCAATGTGGCTGACCCCAGGTTCCTGGGTTTCTGTTGGACCTAGTACTTGGTATCAAGACTGACTGTGGGCCCTCAGAAATTGCATCCTCTTTGCTGTGGTGACACTTAGCATCTGATGCACTGCTTGGTACACAAATGGTGCTCATCTTTACAGCCAACTGTGTAAAGGAATGGATCTCCCAGGGAGTTCCTAAAGGGATGTCTAAGAAAGGCAAGTGTTAAAAAGGTCAGGTCTCCCTGATCTTCCCAGCTGGTCATTTTGCTTGTTAAGGTGACCATTTGCTAATGACCTCCGCTGTGACAAGAGCTAGACGTGCTGGGATTTAGGGTCTCCTTGGAGGTAGCGTAGTATGACTAAGCAAGTTGTGATCAGTATTTTGCTTCTCTGGTTTCCTACGAGTTGGGTATTGTGTCGTGATGTGACTGTGTTCCTAGATTATTCAGGTTTCTTTCTCCCCTGatctttatttccattacaatGAAATTCAGTTGCGGCCATACAGAGCCAACATGTTGACTTTAAGGCAAAAAGTAGAAATAGCAAAAAAGCAGCAACAAATACTCTTCTAATAATGAATTATCAGTAGTACTAATCTGTTGCGGGGGGGATACAAGTGCTTGTTTTGTCTAAGTCTCAAGATGAGAGCAGTGTTCTAACATGAAGTAAAGCACAAGGGAATTGTATGGCTACAGTCAGTCCCACAGGGAAAGGACTGCAAGACTACCCTAGCCCTAGAGTCTAACAGCTTTTGCAGAGTTCAGTAGATGTCTTGGAATAACAGATATTCTCTCATTTCCTCCCTTACTGGGAATTCTAGCATCTAATTGGGCTTGGTGACCTCTTAGGAAAGTcatggatttttaattttatttatttatttt contains:
- the ELK3 gene encoding ETS domain-containing protein Elk-3, with the translated sequence MESAITLWQFLLQLLLDHKHEHLICWTSNDGEFKLLKAEEVAKLWGLRKNKTNMNYDKLSRALRYYYDKNIIKKVIGQKFVYKFVSFPEILKMDPHAVELSREGLLLQDGEGKGPGGEGREAHRHGLAALKSASRNEYIHSGLYSSFTINSLQHGPEAFKAIKTEKPDEPPEDGAPLDEVRTVIRFVTNKSDKHSTRPVVSLPSTSEAAAASAFLASSVSAKISSLMLPSAAASISSSSPSSSSRSPSLSPTSPLPSEHRGLFLEAACHDSDSLEPLNLSAGTKTKSPSLPPKAKKPKGLEISAPPLVLSGTDLGSIALNSPALPSGSLTPAFFTAQTPNGLLLTPSPLLSSIHFWSSLSPVAPLSPARLQGPNTLFQFPTLLNGHMPVPLPSLDRAASPVLLSSSSQKS